A genomic region of Salinibacter pepae contains the following coding sequences:
- a CDS encoding FecR family protein, which translates to MSNDTPSLPDFLEERLQEESPEGRSSLGAVWELLGGADAPATEEADPDAAWDALTEAHPELDATPANGTASGTAPQTEQTEAAPKSRRRQRPARRSRRAHSWRVAMGLAVATLVLAGGLWLWRQPVTITAPPGQQRTAALPDGSTAHLNSGTTLTYRRGFQSWPFVDAARRAVELGGEAFFEVEDGDRPFLIETASAEVAVTGTRFNVRARPGNARPENADRDDARSAAPRSADPAAATEVTLVAGRVEVAARTRPERRVVLSEPGAKSQVAGPDATPTPPEPAAPKYALAWRNGGFAAQARPLTSVLQDLERRFDATLRLHDSVEETRAPVSLYYPEAPDLETILHDLCTARNLNYRPTSRGFELFAAPAGR; encoded by the coding sequence ATGAGCAATGATACCCCCTCCCTTCCCGACTTCTTAGAAGAGCGCCTCCAGGAGGAGTCGCCCGAGGGGCGGTCGAGCCTCGGTGCAGTCTGGGAGCTGCTGGGCGGCGCGGATGCCCCCGCCACCGAGGAGGCAGACCCCGACGCGGCGTGGGACGCCCTCACGGAGGCGCATCCCGAGCTGGACGCGACCCCGGCAAACGGCACTGCTTCCGGCACCGCCCCCCAGACGGAACAGACAGAAGCGGCCCCAAAGTCGCGGCGCCGGCAGCGCCCGGCCCGCCGGTCGCGCCGCGCCCACTCGTGGCGGGTGGCCATGGGGCTGGCCGTCGCGACCCTCGTGCTGGCCGGGGGCCTTTGGCTGTGGCGGCAGCCGGTCACGATCACGGCCCCGCCCGGGCAGCAGCGCACGGCGGCCCTGCCGGACGGGTCGACCGCCCACCTCAACAGCGGCACCACGCTCACCTACCGGCGGGGCTTTCAGTCCTGGCCGTTCGTGGACGCTGCCCGCCGCGCCGTGGAGCTGGGCGGGGAGGCGTTCTTCGAGGTCGAGGACGGGGACCGCCCCTTCCTCATCGAAACCGCCAGTGCGGAGGTGGCCGTCACGGGCACTCGGTTCAACGTCCGCGCCCGCCCCGGGAACGCTCGGCCCGAAAACGCCGATCGGGACGACGCCCGCTCGGCCGCCCCCCGCTCGGCCGACCCCGCAGCGGCGACCGAGGTAACGCTCGTCGCGGGCCGCGTCGAGGTAGCCGCCCGGACACGGCCGGAGAGGCGCGTGGTGCTGTCCGAGCCCGGGGCGAAAAGCCAGGTGGCCGGCCCCGATGCCACGCCCACGCCTCCGGAACCGGCCGCCCCCAAGTACGCCCTCGCCTGGCGAAACGGGGGGTTTGCGGCCCAGGCCCGGCCGCTCACGTCGGTGCTTCAGGACCTGGAGCGCCGCTTCGACGCCACCCTGCGCCTCCACGACTCCGTGGAGGAGACCCGGGCGCCGGTCTCCCTCTACTACCCGGAGGCGCCGGATCTGGAAACCATTCTTCACGACCTCTGTACGGCCCGCAATCT
- a CDS encoding RNA polymerase sigma factor yields MPDTPPFEEWCRRLKASDREAYAALFDAMYEPVFRYVRSITSSAEAAQDVAQDTFIRLWEARESLSPGQSLEAYLYRIARNRAYNHERNRRTRDEKEPAVRDKTAAQPASPARPDDQADADQLEDRLWQWIGELTGRQREALVLTRFEGLSHEEAADVMGISPRTVNNHIVRALKHLRGRVNDYEPDLLGRDEQ; encoded by the coding sequence ATGCCCGACACGCCTCCATTCGAGGAGTGGTGCCGCCGCCTCAAGGCGTCGGACCGGGAGGCCTACGCCGCGCTCTTCGACGCGATGTACGAGCCGGTTTTTCGGTACGTCCGGTCGATCACGTCGTCGGCGGAGGCGGCCCAGGACGTGGCCCAGGACACGTTCATTCGCTTGTGGGAGGCGCGGGAGTCCCTGAGCCCGGGCCAGTCACTGGAAGCGTACCTCTACCGCATCGCCCGCAACCGGGCATACAACCACGAGCGCAACCGGCGCACCCGGGACGAGAAGGAGCCGGCCGTGCGCGACAAGACGGCCGCCCAGCCGGCCTCGCCGGCCCGCCCCGACGACCAGGCCGATGCCGACCAGCTCGAGGACCGGCTCTGGCAGTGGATCGGCGAACTGACGGGGCGGCAGCGCGAGGCCCTCGTGCTGACCCGCTTCGAGGGCCTGAGCCACGAGGAGGCGGCCGACGTGATGGGCATCTCCCCCCGCACGGTGAACAACCACATCGTCCGGGCCCTGAAGCACCTGCGAGGCCGCGTCAACGACTACGAACCCGACCTGCTAGGCCGCGATGAGCAATGA
- a CDS encoding hydantoinase/oxoprolinase family protein has product MPASGASDTDGLSEVGIDVGGTFTDFVVATGAGLEVRKVPTTDPQHEAVGTGLGRLDVPPAAPIAHGTTTATNALLERQGAKAALVTTEGFADVLAIGRQDRPDLYDLTPTRPDPLVPAARRHEVPERISAEGDILTPLDEAAVRRVARVLEEQDVQSVALAFLFSYRNPEHEKRAAELLRDELPEEVPVTRSSALLPEHREYERTATTVANAYVRPRVERYLTRLGDELSERPVRVMQSSGGTIGPGPAGEQAARLALSGPAGGVVGALGVARRALGEAPRVMTLDMGGTSADVALCDGAVPRATEHTIAGLPLRLPATDIHTVGAGGGSIAHVDAGGSLRVGPESAGAEPGPVCYGRGGTRPTVTDAHLTLGRLDPDRVLGGTDALDMAPEAARSAVGRLGETLGRSLEETALGVLRVANATMERALRRVSVERGHDPRDYTLVPFGGAGPLHAAALAEALGMPRVLVPPAPGALSALGLLMADVTHDASRALLTPVGALQDDPASIQRAASALAEDIESVLEGHGTPEVAFELDLRYVGQSYEVTVPLASPVTAPALGGVAEAFHDRHRRRYGHAAPEAPVEAVALRARGTVPVSPPPLPREPETDLPLRDAEIGTRPVCFSPGGPTETTAYARTALHHGHTLEGPAVLHQYDTTIVVPPGWRARVDAYRNVWIER; this is encoded by the coding sequence ATGCCTGCTTCCGGCGCCTCCGATACAGACGGCCTTTCTGAGGTGGGGATCGACGTCGGCGGCACGTTCACCGACTTCGTCGTGGCGACCGGGGCGGGCCTGGAGGTGCGCAAGGTCCCGACCACCGACCCCCAACACGAGGCCGTCGGCACGGGGCTCGGTCGGCTCGACGTGCCCCCCGCGGCGCCCATCGCCCACGGCACCACGACGGCGACGAACGCGCTTTTGGAGCGGCAAGGCGCGAAGGCGGCGCTGGTGACCACGGAGGGCTTCGCCGACGTGCTCGCCATCGGGCGGCAGGACCGGCCCGACCTCTACGACCTGACGCCGACGCGGCCCGATCCCCTGGTGCCGGCCGCCCGGCGCCACGAAGTGCCGGAGCGCATCAGTGCCGAGGGGGACATCCTCACCCCGCTGGACGAGGCGGCCGTGCGCCGCGTGGCCCGCGTTCTCGAGGAACAGGACGTCCAGAGCGTCGCCCTCGCGTTTCTTTTCTCCTACCGGAACCCCGAGCACGAGAAGCGGGCCGCCGAGCTCCTTCGAGACGAGCTGCCCGAGGAGGTCCCGGTGACCCGAAGCAGCGCCCTCTTGCCTGAGCACCGGGAGTACGAGCGCACGGCTACGACGGTCGCCAACGCGTACGTCCGCCCTAGGGTGGAGCGCTACCTGACGCGTCTCGGCGACGAACTGAGCGAGCGGCCGGTTCGCGTCATGCAGTCGAGCGGCGGCACGATTGGACCGGGGCCCGCCGGCGAGCAGGCCGCCCGCCTGGCCCTGAGTGGCCCGGCCGGCGGGGTGGTCGGCGCCCTCGGGGTGGCCCGGCGCGCCCTGGGCGAGGCGCCTCGCGTGATGACCCTCGACATGGGCGGCACGAGCGCCGACGTGGCCCTCTGCGACGGGGCGGTGCCCCGCGCCACCGAGCATACGATCGCCGGCCTCCCGCTTCGCCTCCCCGCCACCGATATTCACACCGTCGGGGCCGGGGGCGGCAGCATCGCCCACGTCGACGCCGGCGGCAGCCTGCGGGTAGGCCCGGAGAGCGCGGGGGCCGAGCCGGGGCCGGTCTGCTACGGGCGCGGCGGCACCCGGCCGACGGTCACCGACGCGCACCTCACGCTAGGCCGCCTCGACCCCGACCGCGTGCTCGGCGGCACCGATGCCCTCGACATGGCCCCGGAGGCCGCCCGCAGCGCAGTGGGGCGCCTCGGCGAAACGCTGGGCCGATCGCTGGAGGAGACCGCCCTCGGCGTCCTGCGGGTCGCCAACGCGACGATGGAGCGGGCCCTTCGGCGCGTGTCGGTGGAGCGGGGCCACGACCCGCGGGACTACACGCTCGTTCCGTTCGGCGGGGCCGGCCCCCTCCACGCGGCGGCCCTGGCGGAGGCGCTCGGCATGCCCCGCGTGCTGGTGCCCCCCGCGCCCGGCGCGCTCAGCGCGCTCGGCCTGCTCATGGCCGACGTGACCCATGACGCCTCCCGGGCACTCTTGACCCCCGTTGGCGCGCTCCAGGACGATCCCGCCTCAATCCAGCGCGCCGCCAGCGCCCTGGCTGAGGACATCGAGTCCGTCCTGGAGGGCCATGGCACGCCCGAGGTCGCCTTCGAGCTCGACCTGCGCTACGTGGGCCAGAGCTACGAGGTGACCGTGCCCCTGGCCTCCCCCGTCACGGCACCGGCTTTGGGCGGCGTCGCCGAGGCCTTCCACGACCGCCACCGCCGGCGCTACGGCCACGCCGCCCCGGAGGCCCCGGTCGAGGCCGTCGCCCTGCGGGCCCGCGGGACGGTGCCCGTCTCGCCCCCGCCCCTTCCCCGCGAGCCCGAGACCGACCTGCCCCTGCGGGACGCCGAAATCGGCACCCGCCCGGTCTGTTTTTCGCCCGGCGGCCCGACGGAGACGACCGCCTACGCCCGCACGGCCCTGCACCACGGGCACACGCTTGAGGGCCCCGCCGTGCTGCACCAGTACGACACGACCATCGTCGTGCCGCCCGGCTGGCGGGCCCGCGTCGACGCCTACCGAAACGTCTGGATCGAGCGGTAG